The following are from one region of the Camelus dromedarius isolate mCamDro1 chromosome 34, mCamDro1.pat, whole genome shotgun sequence genome:
- the BSX gene encoding brain-specific homeobox protein homolog: MNLNFTSPLHPASSQRPTSFFIEDILLHKPKPLREVAPDHFASSLASRVPLLDYSYPLMPTPTLLAPHPHHPLHKADHHHPYFLTTSGVPVPALFPHPQHTELPGKHCRRRKARTVFSDSQLSGLEKRFEIQRYLSTPERVELATALSLSETQVKTWFQNRRMKHKKQLRKSQDEPKAPDGPESPEGSPRGLEAAPTEARLGLPSGPFVLTEPEDEVDIGDEGELGSGPHAL; the protein is encoded by the exons ATGAATCTCAACTTCACCTCCCCTCTACACCCGGCGTCTTCTCAGAGGCCCACGTCCTTTTTCATCGAGGACATCCTGCTGCACAAGCCCAAGCCGCTAAGGGAGGTGGCCCCCGACCATTTCGCCAGCTCTCTGGCCTCTCGGGTGCCTCTGCTAGATTACAGCTACCCTCTCATGCCCACACCTACCCTCCTGGCTCCTCACCCCCATCACCCTCTACATAAGGCAGACCACCACCACCCTTATTTCCTCACCACCTCGG GCGTGCCGGTCCCGGCGCTGTTCCCGCACCCCCAGCACACCGAGCTGCCGGGGAAGCACTGCCGCCGCCGCAAAGCTCGCACGGTTTTCTCGGACTCGCAGCTCTCCGGCCTGGAGAAGAGATTCGAGATCCAACGCTACCTGTCCACGCCGGAGCGGGTGGAGCTGGCCACGGCCCTCAGCCTGTCGGAGACGCAG GTGAAAACGTGGTTTCAGAACCGGCGGATGAAGCATAAAAAACAGCTGAGGAAAAGTCAAGACGAGCCCAAAGCGCCTGATGGGCCAGAGAGCCCGGAGGGCAGCCCCCGCGGCCTAGAGGCCGCACCCACCGAGGCTCGGCTGGGCCTGCCCTCTGGCCCCTTCGTGCTGACCGAGCCGGAGGACGAAGTGGACATTGGGGACGAGGGGGAGCTGGGCTCAGGGCCGCACGCGCTCTGA